A region of Canis lupus familiaris isolate Mischka breed German Shepherd chromosome 38, alternate assembly UU_Cfam_GSD_1.0, whole genome shotgun sequence DNA encodes the following proteins:
- the CRP gene encoding C-reactive protein precursor (The RefSeq protein has 1 substitution compared to this genomic sequence), translating to MEKLWPCLLVLMNLPGAFLQIDLDEKAFVFPRESENSYVILFPQLQKPMKAFTVCLQVYTDLTRPHSLFSYATKSQSNEILLFKERPGLFSVSVGGSDAFINFPQKFYAPQHFCVTWESVTGLTELWVDGKPMVRASLRRGYTVGSGASIVLGQEQDSFGGGFDKNQSLVGDIEDVNMWDFVLSPSQILTLYTTRALSPNVLNWRNLRYETRGEVFLKKELWS from the exons GGAGAAGCTGTGGCCTTGTCTCCTGGTCCTCATGAACCTCCCTGGTGCTTTTCTCCAGATAG ACCTGGACGAAAAAGCCTTCGTGTTCCCCAGAGAATCAGAGAATTCCTACGTGATCCTGTTTCCTCAGTTGCAGAAGCCGATGAAGGCTTTCACCGTGTGCCTGCAGGTCTATACGGACTTGACGCGCCCGCACAGCCTCTTCTCTTACGCCACCAAGTCACAAAGCAATGAGATCCTCCTCTTCAAGGAGAGGCCCGGCTTGTTCAGCGTATCCGTGGGCGGATCTGACGCCTTCATCAATTTTCCTCAGAAGTTCTACGCGCCTCAGCACTTCTGCGTCACCTGGGAGTCCGTCACGGGGCTCACAGAGCTCTGGGTGGACGGCAAGCCCATGGTGAGGGCGAGTCTGAGGAGGGGGTACACCGTGGGGTCGGGAGCCAGCATCGTCCTCGGGCAGGATCAGGACTCGTTCGGTGGGGGCTTTGATAAGAACCAGTCCTTGGTGGGCGACATCGAGGACGTGAACATGTGGGACTTTGTGCTGTCCCCAAGTCAGATTCTCACCCTCTACACCACCAGGGCCTTGAGCCCTAATGTCCTGAACTGGCGGAACCTGAGATATGAAACCCGAGGTGAAGTGTTCCTCAAGAAGGAGCTGTGGTCCTGA